ATAGGATTAAGAGTATGGAAGTTATGTAATAGGAGGTTTGATCAGGCGAAACAGTTAAATGGTTACTTTAGTTATCGGAACTGGTTCATTGGTTATGCTACCTTTTTGGGAAAAATTTCCGCTTCCTTTTGCATTGCTATAATCATTTTGATTCCTTGTACTCTCCTTTCCTTTAATGACTTACAAATTACAATCTGTTATGAGAATGTTTTCATCGTGGAAAAGCAACTGTTTGTTGTTAAAGGTAAGACGTGAATTACATGACCTCATAAAACTTTTTGCTGTAGAAACCTCACTAGATTATGTATTCGAATGACGCATATGTATTTCTCTTGTAAACCATACTTTCTTTTATTGGATAGGTTCTGAAGGATGGGATTTCAGCGGTGCACATTCCTTATTCATATGGATTTGCAATCATATTACTCACAGTCCTCGTCAAAGTTGCAACTTTTCCTTTGACAAAGCAACAGGTTTGTGTTTCACTCAGACTCTTCCTTTGCTCATCATGATTCATAAATAAAAGGCCAATGACTTTCGTTTGAAAAGATTGTTCCAACAAAGAATGAAATACATGTCGTGTCCTTGTTTCTTCAGAGCAATTACATAATTTTGACATAACCGACTAGTCGTGCATGCTACAAGTCATTTATCTCTGGTTGGAAGTGATGGGGATAGCGGCACATCGTGTGGTATTAACTCGTGTGCGATTAACAAAAACgaagaacaattaaacaatcatACCAAGTATGAAATCAGAGACAAGGAAATTTACCGTGGGAACCTGAGTTCCGGGAGAAAACTCACCATTCCACTATGAAGAACATGATGATGCTGAACAACAACAAAGATTTGGAACCTTTCATCAACCATGAaggtcccccccccccccccccccccccccccccaaattaTCTCTCACTTAACCCTAAGTGTAAGAGCTTACATGAAGCTACATCTTTGTTCTCTTTCTCTCACCATCTATCTAATTAGAATGCTTACAATGAGTGTATACAATGTTAGGGTAAGCAGTACAACCCAAGGGTCATAAACAAGCTACTCTGCTCAAAAAACGACCTAGGAACAAAATAGAGAATCATCCATGCAGAAACGCGCACCCGCAGGCAGGGGTGTGTGTGGGCTTTGCTGAGGAGTTTCAAAGCGAGGGCGCGGGCATGGACCCCGCACCCGTGGGATTTGGTGCAGCTCCTACTCTCCTAGAAATGCTTCCCCCAAGTTCCTCACCCACTTGTGGCCTCCCTTATGACTTTTCTTGTTTGTTTCGTTTGAACCCATCTCCACACATACACAAACACTAACAGGCATATCATCAAGATTGAAAACCCCTTCGTGATTGAGTGTATGCCCTTGCGCCATATGCATTTGCACCAATGATTATGTATTTGGTGGTTGTGATGTACACATATGTCTGTTTCagcttcaaaaataaaataaaatctgcaGACTGGAAAATCAAATTTGgagaaatgaagaaaaagaagagaacTTGGGAAAAAACGGTAAACAATGGTATTAAAAATGCAATTGAATCATCAATAAGGAGATTACAACCCCAGACCTTCGATTGGCTGGGCATTCCCACTAAAGCCTAAAactaatcaaaataaaaatcaacCAATTTTCTGTTTATTTTCCTTCTCAGTTCTCACTGATCATGCAAGGAACTCACTTTTCCTTGTTAAATAATATCACAGACACAACTAACTCTCACAATATTATAGAAAGGTTTGTATATTTAATTAAGATAGAGCATAAAGCTTTACAACCAGAATTCTTAAGAGACGTTCGAGAGGTCTCAACTCTCCCAATTCCACCAAAATACTCTCAAGATGATTCTCTCTCTTTCCTCTCTTCCCTTTTATTTACACAAGCTTAACATAAGACAAAAACAATTAAGATAAAAGTAAACCAGACAAATGGTTTCTAGCATAAAACAAATGCCTTAATGATTACGAAGGATGCTTCCACTAAGGAGGGTGGTTCCCTGCCTCTGCCAATTCCCTTGATACGCTGCTGCTTCTGTCCCCTTGATACGCTGCTGCTTGGTTTTTCTCCTCACATATGTACGGAGCACAGGTGCAGGTGGTGGGTGTATTGAAGATCACTTCTGTATATATTTATTTTCTGACTGTCTAGTTCTCACTGATCACTTCTGTATATATGTATTTTCTGACTTTCTTCTCGCTCTCCCCTTTAACAAACTCACTAACTTCCTTTCCAAGGTAATCCTaactaataatattttcatttcaaCAGTACCTCTCCCCTTTGGCTAATCTATTATAAATATGTAAAATATCACATAAGAACCTTGAAAGCTTCCCAGTTGAAACTAGGACATGAATACCCTGGAACTGCTTGTGCAGTTATATTTTTATAGTAGTTGCCGGCTTGTTGATACCTCTCTTGTTTGCAGGTTGAATCAACATTGGCAATGCAAAATCTTCAACCAAAGATAAAAGCCATTCAAGAAAGATACAAAGGAAATCAGGTAGGTTGCATTGCACAGAATTGCAATGTTTTTTACTTTACGCGGGCACCACGTGATCTAATTTTGGAAGTTTTACGGGTCGCACATTACCTGCCTAGTGCAGCATTAACAGGCTATTAGTGATTATGTATTCTTTCTGAAGTTACTGCACCATTCGGAAAATTGTGCATTATTGAGATGTTAAGGATCTGTCAAAATGAATAAACAAAGGGGTGATCTTGTCATTCGACAAGGTCAAAATCAAGCTAGTGCTACAAGTTAGGTGTGATCATTATATTTGGCCATGTTGCCTATTCTATCCTTTCTCTTCTACTCTTTCTCCTGAAACAAacaacggatatttcatgaaatgccctcgagtttttccataattcaccaaacgcccatcaagtttcaataattcataaaatacccctcacaattcgtacaaatacccaacatacccttactaataacggaccgttagtctgccgttagccaagttttcaattcacccaaatgcccctattctgaaacttatttcaccaaatgcccctattgtgaaatttatttcaccaaatgccccaaacttaactatagctattttgatgtttcagcgactagtttttgtgtttgaaaggtagctgttggtcacggttgactataaaagcccctttgctgaatggttcttgtaagttagatgttattttgatttgctttgctaatttcataagatttttgtcatgagttttctttcaaaatcatcatctacacccaatgagtccacatatattagagtacctaccaaacttcaacctccattcctaccacaataacaaaatttgctaggtaccctaatatatgtggactcattgggtgtggaagatgattttgaaagaaaactcatgacacaaatcttatgaaattagcaaagtaaagtaaaataacatctaaaatacaagaaccattcagcaaaggggtttttatagccaaccatgaccaagaaccacttttcaaacacaaaaactagccgccggaacatcagaatagctatatttaaatttggggcatttggtgaaataagtttcctaataggggcatttggtgaaataagtttcagaataggggcatttgggtgaattggaaacttggctaacggcagactaacggcccgttattagtaagggtatgttgggtatttgtacgaattgtgaggggtattttatgaattattgaaacttgatgggcgtttggtgaattatggcaaaactcgaggGTATTGATGAAATTTTTCTTTAATATGTTGTATAGGAACTTGTTTTTTATGAAgttatttgtttttcttttcaggAAAGAATACAACTTGAGACATCACGTCTTTACAAGCAAGCTGGGGTTAATCCATTGGCGGGTAGATATTTGATTATGTGTTCATGTTTCTATGTTCTTTATTTTATGTATGGAGTATTTCCTTTACTTGCAAACTTATACACTCCTTTGACTAGTACTAATTTTTTGACATTTTATTTGATATGGATATAAATGAGACCCGGGTAAATTAGATAAGGACGCGGTGAGAAATGTAAAGGGAggtatttttcatgaaatactaCATTTTCGGACATAATCATTTTTATTGTAGCTAGGATCAGGATTACCTTTTTGGAGACGAGGATAACAAACAAACATATAGAGTTGAGCTCTGGGAAAATGTTGATCTATGCCTTTTATTTTAATCGCGGAAGCGTAACAAAGTCAACCGCACGTAACATTCTCAAATGTTCTTATGGTGTTATATGATTGAGGCTTTTCAGGGGTGTTTTGTTCACCAACTGTATGGCACTCAAATGCATTTCCTTTGAACTACTGCATTTTGACATGGAGTATCTATGCTACTTTTTTGGTGCTCTATGCCTTAATTTCATTTTATCTCCTTCACACTGCTCCCTTGCATTATAAACCCTGATGTAATGTACATCAGCATCTAAACTTCGTCAGATGAATCCTAGTTATCGTGAAGTCATCCACAACTGGAACTGAAGAGGTTACTTTTTATGGTATTACTAGTTGTATTAAGGCATCCTATTTTTCCAAGCATACAAATTGCTGCACTACTGTTAACAGTAACATTTTTGGGAGCTTTGACTAGTTTCGGGTTGATTGACATAAACATTACCACTCCTAAGGAATCTGGAGCCAGAGTTTGGCTTCATTTACACCACCAAATCTAGAGAAAACTTTTGCCTTAAATGTTGCAGTGGTAACTATAGAAGCTTATTGGCTAAAGTAATCTTATTACAAATAGAATGCACTTCTTTCATTTTCTGGATTGTTCTTTTCTTGAGTAGGTTTTCCTCTACATAATATCATGCATCCGTAAATTCAGTAATTTACCTTGATATTGTACTCCTTTAATTAAATGGCGTTACACAAGACAGCAAGACgcttaaaataaataaacacaaTCCTGCAATCTGCAGTTTTATGAATTGGCTTTGGATAAAATGAAATCCAGGCACATCGCATGCGGAGCACATCTTTCAACATAATGTGATGATTTATTTGATATTCTGGAATTGTAATTGTAATGCCATTCTCATATTCATGTACATGTTACTAAAACGAATATCAGAGTGAAACATGTATGACTGACCGCTGAGTCGCTGACCCCATATCCAGTATCCACTCTGTATAGAAAGAAGACATGAAATCTGATTGTTTGTCTAACAACAAACAGTGTAATAGACTCTAACAAATGCTGACTTGGTACTGATTGTAAATAACTGGAGCAGctcattttctgatttttttaatCTATTACTTTGGCCTGGGATTGTGGTCTGAATTTGAGTAGGATGTCCTACAGGGGCTTctactttattattattgtttcttAACTGCACATCCTCTTAGATGGTCTCCTCTGGTCATTCTACGTAGACTACGTTTGGCAACCTAGGCATGTTGTATGCTTCGTTAATTTCTGTATTCTGTTTGTCCTTGTTCAATTTTACTCAATTCTTAAATATTTCTCATACTCATAGTCATAACACTAGAGTTATAAGTGGCAACCTTATATGTTGCATCTTATAGCTTGGCGGTTACTGTGTTCAGGAGTTATAGGCTGTGAGGTATATTTACTGTTCTCATGGTCAGGCTATAGAATACCGGTGTTGTTTGTAATGGCTAATAGGCTACTAGCCAGATGATGCTTAGACTTTAAACTGCAAAACCACAATATTATTCCTTTGTCCTGTCTGTTTGAGGGTATGGACGATATACTGATGTCTTTCTCCTGTTCCTGTATCACATTTGACAGGGTGCTTACCAACGTTGGCAACAATACCTGTCTGGATAGGATTGTATCAAGCTCTTTCGAATGTAGCTAATGAGGTGTCTAGCAAGCTATTGTTCATAATTTCCTTCTGAAAGTACACAgtatcttggttttaaaaaagCTCAAGTTTGCATATTAACTGATCATCTGAACTTTTTTACTTGAAGGGATTGCTGACAGAAGGATTTTTTTGGATTCCCTCCTTGGGTGGACCAACTACAATTGCTGCACGCCAAAGTGGTGCCGGCATCTCCTGGCTCTTTCCTTTAGTGGTAACTTCAGCTTAAATTTAGAGAAGTATCCTGTTTTCTTCTCCAATGAACTTTGTAGGCTAATTTTTTTTACTTGCTTGACACTTTTGGATAAGACaaagtacatttttttttttttacctgcCGCGCTTTTCACAAGGGCTTCTCTTTTACTTAGGACGTGATTTAAATATTTGGTTAAGTGTCTACTGTCTAGATGTTCTTTTTTTAAtgcttattttttttcttcttctaatgGATTAGATTGTAGTGCCTACCTTTTATGGAGCCCACTTCTCCTAGCAAAATATGCTTTTTATCCAACAGGCTCAGACCTGGAACTTTTCAGATGGGTAAATAACTAAATGCCTAGTTTTTTTCCTATCTCTCTAAATGACGCATATTCAGGGAGCTAGTGGCAACTGGGAGTTGAGTTCAAGTCGTAAAAGTGAGACTAATAGGAAATTGGGTTGCAGTAAGTAGTAAAAGTGTCCAGGTCTAAGCCTGTTGGATAAAAAACATTTTTTGCTCGGAAATCTTCATTCAGTGAGCAGAGTATGTGTAATTTTACTATAATGTTTTGCTGTCGGTGAACACAGTCACTGTTTTTGGTGATTGTGGCTATatattactctctccgtcccttaaGGATTGCCCCATTTTTGGTTTCGATACGCCATTTGAGTTTGCCCAGTACCATTTTTGGTATGTGGTCCTCACATATCTCTCCCCGCACactattttttaatataggaaAAAAAGACAAACCTAGCAACTGATGAGATTCCACTTGGCCCATTAAGATCTACTAGGAGTGGAAAAAATGTCTTGGGCTTGAAACAAGAACTTATTGAAATTATAGAACCAATTGTTCTTGGTTTGTATTAACCTGGGTTCAAGTTGCAAGACAACGGAGTTAAGTTTGTGACTTGTCTTTGTTAGACTGATCAAAACTGAAGTAAGAGTCCTAAACCGTGTAGGACTAAGTTGGTTATTTTACtatttactttaatttatatcctattaggattcctAGAGCAAAGTATTCCTAGTTAGAGTAGAATTAGAGTAATCTATAAACCTATGGTGTAACTTATATAGAAATTTGTAACTCTTTTTGTGTTAAGAATTAACAAAGAAAGACTTGTCTGACAATTCTATTCAAATATTGTTAGACTCTTTGACTTTCGCAAAGTAGACGTTATCTAGTTGAATCTCAAGTTGTTGCATTGTGGTTCACCATAGGATTCGTAGAATTCTAGACCCATCTTACGATTGATCCACCAGGTTCGTATCAGCAACCCCCTAGATACACAAACCAGATCTGAAAAGATAACCTAAGGCCTCAAAGCCATTACAAACTCTCTCCAAAACGTTGGAGTTTTCTTACAGCAAAACACTTACAAAAAGTGACAAATTGAATCTGACGAAAGAGCAGTGTTGGAGCAGTTCATGAGaatcctttgatttctttttgcCCAAATGCTCAAATGCTATACACAACAATCATAAACACCATTCTAAATACTTGATGGTGAGCAGAGTTCCCGTTGTAGGTGGAAGAAAAATCCAACTCCCTTCTCCAATCCTCGGGACCTCTATTAATCTTCATCCAACACAAAGCTTTTCCCCAGACATCAGCAGCAAAAGAACACTTGAAGAACAAGTGGTTACCACTTACCACTTTCCTCGTCAGTCTGATTTAGGCTACTGATGGGATTGCAATGAACGCCAATTTTTTCCAACCTATCACAAGTAGCAATTCTATTCAAGATAGCAAACCGCCCAATGAACAAATACTTTGGAGGGGCGGGGTTATTACATATTAATTTTCTCCAAGTCACTCTCTTTACAGTACGTCAGTACCTCTTAAAGCAGAGTACAGTTTTCTAATAGAGAAATGATTGTTGAAAATGAAATAATGCCCATCCCCCAGATTTCTCAAATACACAAAAGCTccagtgatttttttttaatgaccCAAGAGGCCTGAttaggaacttgaatacctgATAAGTCTCTATTCTTAATATAGTAGGTATGAACCCACCTTATCCACATTGTATTCTTTTTGCGAGCAAGACTCCAAAGCATTTTGCAAATAGCAGCTTGATTCCAAGTAACAATACAGGTAAGGTTCCAACCACCTGCTTTCTTCAGTAAACATAAATGAAGGCTAAGTACCAGAATGTCCAGTCCACAAGAAGGTCATACAAGCAGCTTCAACCAGTTACAGGACCTTTTTGGGGAGAACAGATTTGACACCAACAAGTCTGAATGTTAAAAAGCACAGATTTGATAAGATGAAGTCTTCCTGCATAAGACAAAAATTTAGATGAACACCCTTCCATCTTCCAGGATTTTCTTTATAAGAGGTTGGCATTTAATGACAGAAAGTTTCCGAGTAGAAAGGGGAACACCCAGATACTTAAATGGAAGAGAACCCTCAGGCCTCAGCAAACTGAAAATGATCTGTAATCGCAGCTTGGACCTCATAAGCcgacccccttgtttttattttgCCTAACTCTTAAGAGAATGAAGACAAGCGTTTGGGGCAATCTTctaagatatatatatatatagggaatATGTCCTTGTGAAATCAACAAGAACCTTTCATCTGCAATTTCTTGTCTTTAGACCCCCTTATTTCTGAGGGATATTCCAGCTTTTTTTTTGTGGAGTGTAATGTCGTAAGTGTTGTTGTAAATTTTGATCGTCTGCATGTAAACTGCTTTCAAAGGTTTTGAGAAAACAAAGAAAGGATAGATTACGTTAAAGAACGAGGCCAAAATGTTTCAGCCAGTAATGATATGGAGTGACTTTTTTTTGAAGATCAGAAGGGTTGACGTGTCAAGGCGTTTTGCTGTAGGCTGAGATTGTATTTGTGTGCTATTATCACATtggatataattttttattaggcTTATTATAGTATCATACTATCATGTCATTGTTACTATAGCTTTTTCGTGTTTGCACTTTTGCTGGCTACATCTGGTTAAAGCTTTGTCGCTGAAGTGATTGTTATGTGgtcaatttttcttatttatataGATTTTCTAGAGTATTCACGTGTTTCACTTGGAGGAAACACAATTATAGATTCTTTATCGATAACATATAGTAGTTAAAATACAGTACGCCAGTGAGATCCCCCTTGTTCCCCTCTCTCTCTTGGGGGGTGGTGGTGAATTGGTGATGGTGGTGGCTAGATCTAGTCGGAATGCTATCTTTTTTTCTTTATGTATAATGTAGGACATACTTTCTTCTGGTTAGTCTTTGGACTTCTCCAACTTCTTTCTTCGTTCCGGTTGCCCGAACAGCAAGTTAATTATCTTCTCATGCATAACTTTAGATCTGTTGTGTGCAAATCATTCAAAAAGTCTTTCCTCAGCTCCTATATAGTCTATCCTGAACGGCTATCTCTCTTTTATTTATGTAGGACATATTGCCATACTTTCTTCTGGTCGATTTGTACTGTCCCTTCGGATTCCATCTCTAACTTCTTTCTCATTGTGGTTGCTCCAACAGCAAATTAATCATCTTTCATGTATATGCTAAATGTCCCAGCTTCTGAGATGTTGTATCCAAATCATACAGAAAGTCTTTCTTGAGCTCCTTTCTTCTtttcccatttctttttgaGTAACTGCTACTTGCTCATCAGTTCTTATGTTTATCTTCTTGCTCTTATTATAAGCATGGGTAATTGTTTGTTACTCGTTAACTTATATCTCACATCACATTCAAAGGACGTATATATTACCATCTTTGGAGTATGCTGTCCGATTGTTCTGTGTATTGTTTGTTTATGGTCTTGTGAAACACCTTTTCTTTCTTCTGATTTTATATCACCTTGCAGGATGGTCACCCTCCTCTGGGTTGGGGTGAAACTGCAGCCTATCTTGTTTTGCCTGTCCTGCTAGTTGTCTCGCAATTTGTTTCAATGGAGCTTATGAAGCCTCCTCAAGTAAGCATATTTCTTCTGTTTTATTATATACCAATTTTTTTATGATTACAATTGCTGAAAGATATTCTTGGACAGACTGACCCATCTCAGAAGAACTCACTTATCATTCTCAAGTTCCTTCCTCTCATGATTGGCTACTTTTCATTGTCCGTTCCGTCTGGATTATCCATCTACTGGTCTGTCTCTGAATCCTTCTTTCCTTGTCTCAGTTATCTTAAATGTCTTTAGCATTTCGTTAAATTAGCTTTTATGTGCACTGGCAGCACCATCATAGGATCATGTACAGAGGTCATATATGTCTTCAGTTATGATGAAGCTTAAATATCTTCAGTTAAAATcagtactactccctccgtcccggaatactcgacccggtttgaccggcacagagtttaagggacttgaattgacttatttaatttaataggtagtagatgatagtggggtattattttaatgtagttagtgggaggtgggttaagaggtggggggtatgtgggttaataggggtggagtgagaaataatataatattgttagaatatttccatttttagaaacaggtcaagtattaagggacggcccgataaggaaaacaggtcaagtattccgggacggagggagtagaacaTAATAATTCATCTAAATTATTCGGTGTCATACTGTCATGTTATCAACTAGAACTAGGCAATAGTAAGTAAATACTTTCACAATATCACTTTACTTTATCATGATTCTTTTACAAGTAAAATTGAAAGACACATCCTctaaatttaataattttggTTGACAGGTTTACAAATAATGTCCTTAGTACTGCACAGCAGGTATGGCTACGCCAGGGCGGTGCAAAGCCTATTGTGAATGCAAATGGCAGCGGAATTATTAGTGCTGGAAAGGCAAAACGACCTCCATCCCAACCTGCTCAAATTGAAGACAGGTTTGTATTTTTCTTGGGCGTGGTAAACTTTGTCTAGTGTTTATCTTGACAAGTATCCTAATATCCCTCTTAAATATTTGAAAAAGATCCAGACAATTCAAAGGAGAAGCGAGAGGGCAGCAAATGAGCAAAGCACTGCCAGATGATCAGGCATTTGTATCTAATTCTGAAACGGGGTTAGATGATGAATCCAAAGAAACGGTGAGTAATTGATCATGGATATATCTTATTGAAACAGGTGTCACTAGGAGTACCGAGTATGCACCTTTGAGTTTATTGTTTGCTAGTTGTCCAGAAAGTTATGCCTTGATGGCCGTCTTTATCCTTCAAAACATGCTAATACTAGTAGATGACTATTTCTTCGTCTAGAATACCATGTTGTTCATGTTCGTGGTGGTTGGTCTGCGCATCTAGCTTGGTGCAGATATTCTTATGTGGTCATGGCATAAAAGGATCTATCTATAAGGTCAGGTGTGAACTGATGTTACTAAGTCATCTATTAAACGATTGTTTAAGGTTCCAAACCCAGTATATTACTAATTAGGtgcgtattttttttttttactatggaGCATTCCTTGAGTTTCTCTTTTTGACTGATAGTTATGAAGTGGATGCTGCCCGTCCAGGATCTGTTCTTAATTACCTACGTCCCTGTACAAGTCAGTTTTTTTCATGAAGCTGTCAAAAATAGTGCAATTGGCCTTATAGCTGGCTTTGTATCTGTCTGAGTCCCACTTGAACTGTGTCCCATTGGAGGCTGTTTTAAGAATAACTAGCTTCTGAGCCCATTCAAAGAACGGGCGGTTATATGTGGTTATTTAATCGCCTttctaaattttaattttattgagattgtgattttagtgagaatatatgatttaaata
This Spinacia oleracea cultivar Varoflay chromosome 6, BTI_SOV_V1, whole genome shotgun sequence DNA region includes the following protein-coding sequences:
- the LOC110796563 gene encoding inner membrane protein PPF-1, chloroplastic isoform X1, which encodes MAKTLISSSPFIGTLSPLKSYRHGLYSLPHRSKIISTTVKFSFQDIPPISSIDSSIDLSAVYTKAESLLFTLADAAVSASPDAATGAPVQKAGGWFGFISDAMEVVLKVLKDGISAVHIPYSYGFAIILLTVLVKVATFPLTKQQVESTLAMQNLQPKIKAIQERYKGNQERIQLETSRLYKQAGVNPLAGCLPTLATIPVWIGLYQALSNVANEGLLTEGFFWIPSLGGPTTIAARQSGAGISWLFPLVDGHPPLGWGETAAYLVLPVLLVVSQFVSMELMKPPQTDPSQKNSLIILKFLPLMIGYFSLSVPSGLSIYWFTNNVLSTAQQVWLRQGGAKPIVNANGSGIISAGKAKRPPSQPAQIEDRSRQFKGEARGQQMSKALPDDQAFVSNSETGLDDESKETDELEEAYASTDSKQIPKYSTPKKSKRSKRKRVG
- the LOC110796563 gene encoding inner membrane protein PPF-1, chloroplastic isoform X2 → MAKTLISSSPFIGTLSPLKSYRHGLYSLPHRSKIISTTVKFSFQDIPPISSIDSSIDLSAVYTKAESLLFTLADAAVSASPDAATGAPVQKAGGWFGFISDAMEVVLKVLKDGISAVHIPYSYGFAIILLTVLVKVATFPLTKQQVESTLAMQNLQPKIKAIQERYKGNQERIQLETSRLYKQAGVNPLAGCLPTLATIPVWIGLYQALSNVANEGLLTEGFFWIPSLGGPTTIAARQSGAGISWLFPLVDGHPPLGWGETAAYLVLPVLLVVSQFVSMELMKPPQTDPSQKNSLIILKFLPLMIGYFSLSVPSGLSIYWFTNNVLSTAQQVWLRQGGAKPIVNANGSGIISAGKAKRPPSQPAQIEDRQFKGEARGQQMSKALPDDQAFVSNSETGLDDESKETDELEEAYASTDSKQIPKYSTPKKSKRSKRKRVG